A single region of the Streptomyces sp. NBC_01262 genome encodes:
- the tesB gene encoding acyl-CoA thioesterase II has product MTNPAERLVDLLDLERIEENIFRGQSPDESIQRVFGGQVAGQALVAAGRTTDGQRPVHSLHAYFLRPGRPGVPIVYQVERVRDGRSFTTRRVVAVQQGRTIFNLTASFHQAEPGFEHQLPMPEVPDPESLPNLTDELREHLGTLPEQLARMARRQPFDIRYVERLRWTPEEVKDADPRSAVWMRALGPLGDDPLVHTCALAYASDMFLLDAVRVPIEPLWGPRGFDMASLDHAMWFHRPFRTDEWFLYDQESPIATGGRGLARGRIYDREGRLLVSVVQEGLFRKIAD; this is encoded by the coding sequence ATGACCAACCCCGCCGAGCGGCTGGTTGATCTGCTGGACCTCGAGAGGATCGAGGAGAACATCTTCCGCGGCCAGAGCCCCGACGAGAGCATCCAGCGCGTCTTCGGCGGCCAGGTCGCCGGGCAGGCGCTGGTGGCGGCCGGCCGGACCACGGACGGGCAGCGGCCGGTGCACTCGCTGCACGCGTACTTCCTGCGGCCCGGCCGCCCGGGCGTGCCGATTGTGTACCAGGTCGAGCGGGTGCGGGACGGCCGGTCGTTCACCACCCGGCGGGTGGTGGCCGTGCAGCAGGGCCGGACGATTTTCAATCTGACCGCTTCCTTTCATCAGGCGGAGCCGGGCTTCGAGCACCAGTTGCCGATGCCCGAGGTGCCGGATCCGGAGAGCCTGCCGAATCTGACGGATGAGCTCCGGGAGCATCTGGGCACGCTTCCCGAGCAGTTGGCGCGGATGGCCCGGCGCCAGCCGTTCGACATCCGCTATGTGGAGCGGCTGCGCTGGACCCCCGAGGAGGTCAAGGACGCCGACCCGCGCAGCGCGGTATGGATGCGGGCGCTCGGGCCGCTGGGCGACGACCCGCTGGTGCACACCTGCGCGCTCGCCTACGCCAGCGACATGTTCCTGCTGGACGCGGTACGGGTCCCCATCGAACCGCTGTGGGGACCGCGCGGCTTCGACATGGCGTCCCTGGACCACGCGATGTGGTTCCACCGCCCCTTCCGGACCGACGAGTGGTTCCTGTACGACCAGGAGTCGCCGATCGCGACCGGGGGCCGAGGGCTGGCCCGCGGCCGTATCTACGACCGCGAGGGCAGGCTCCTGGTCTCCGTGGTGCAGGAGGGTCTGTTCCGGAAGATCGCGGACTGA
- a CDS encoding sensor histidine kinase, protein MTTQRDRDTTVPRGRRAHAGLPADETPQRPALASAVSDRGPVPHLRPGPRLALRPKSVRAKIVSVLMVPVVSLMALWAFAAVTTAQEVSGQLRAQRVDRSIRQPVTATVTALQAERRAAARYLAAPSAARAGELKRRAADTERAAAPLRLDRTHTVADGTGLSAQVAGRVRTFVDGVTALASLRPRISARATGWQEAYAGYNAAVENAFAVAGALAATPSDRVALDIARSAELLSAEDALLSAAQSGDDFPADRRRDFTGAVSSRLLLLRASAPDLRGADRAAWDRLSHSGPYEDLRTLEERVAAAPPGRLAAQAVSADVWEQVSAPVLTGLRDIAASAGSTGRADPVTHSVLTKSGAAVLLGLLAVLASLLISVRIGRGLVIELVDLRNTALELARRKLPRAMRRLRAGEEIDIDAEVPRAHHGSDEIGQVGEALGTVQRAALQAAVERAELLSGVSGVFVNLARRSQVLVHRQLALLDSMERRTEDPNELEDLFRLDHLTTRMRRHAEGLIILSGAAPGRAWSRPVPLTNVVRAAVAEVEDYARVEVRRLPQAAVAGSTVADLTHLVAELVENATQFSPPHTKVRVYGEQVGNGYVLEVEDRGLGMGKEVMAEANRRIEQAQALDLFDSDRLGLFVVSRLAKRHGVKVSLRPSPYGGTTAVVLLPTALLELGAPEADAARNVTGRTPVGARPRPRDAGAELPTRTAGPPPAVLGVGSGNGVPRPALQVPDTPAGPPPAPEPATGAGHTAGHTAGPEPAPAPAARDARPGTGEPLPDGGELPRRVRRASLAPQLMDPPAAQGRGARGVERPPEPERSPDEVRATMAAYRSGWLRGGGPEARDARPERRALRVASRHDGGTDDDPDDSTDTPRTQSRIKPSEGDHG, encoded by the coding sequence ATGACCACCCAGCGCGATCGCGACACGACCGTGCCGCGCGGGCGGCGCGCGCATGCCGGACTGCCCGCCGACGAAACCCCGCAGCGCCCCGCGCTGGCCTCGGCGGTCTCCGACCGGGGGCCGGTGCCGCACCTCCGTCCCGGCCCGAGGCTGGCGCTGCGGCCCAAGTCGGTCCGCGCCAAGATCGTCTCCGTCCTCATGGTCCCGGTGGTCTCCCTGATGGCGCTGTGGGCCTTCGCCGCCGTCACCACCGCGCAGGAGGTCTCCGGCCAGCTCCGCGCCCAGCGGGTCGACCGCAGCATCCGCCAGCCGGTGACCGCCACGGTCACCGCCCTGCAGGCCGAGCGCCGCGCCGCCGCCCGCTACCTCGCGGCTCCCAGCGCCGCCCGCGCCGGCGAACTGAAGCGGCGGGCCGCCGACACCGAACGCGCCGCCGCCCCGCTGCGGCTGGACAGGACCCACACCGTCGCCGACGGCACCGGCCTGTCCGCCCAGGTAGCGGGCCGCGTGCGGACTTTCGTGGACGGCGTCACCGCGCTCGCCTCGCTGCGGCCGCGCATCAGCGCCCGCGCGACCGGCTGGCAGGAGGCGTACGCCGGCTACAACGCGGCCGTGGAGAACGCCTTCGCGGTCGCCGGGGCGCTCGCGGCCACCCCCTCGGACCGGGTCGCCCTCGACATCGCCAGATCCGCCGAACTCCTCTCCGCCGAGGACGCCCTGCTGTCCGCCGCGCAGAGCGGCGACGACTTCCCCGCCGACCGCCGCCGCGACTTCACGGGCGCGGTCAGCAGCCGGCTGCTCCTCCTGCGCGCCTCGGCCCCCGATCTGCGGGGCGCCGACCGTGCCGCCTGGGACAGGCTCAGCCACTCGGGCCCGTACGAGGACCTGCGCACCCTGGAGGAGCGGGTGGCAGCGGCCCCGCCCGGCCGGCTCGCCGCGCAGGCGGTGTCGGCCGACGTCTGGGAGCAGGTGTCGGCCCCGGTGCTGACCGGCCTGCGGGACATCGCGGCGTCCGCCGGCTCGACGGGGCGCGCCGACCCCGTCACCCACAGCGTGCTCACCAAGTCCGGGGCCGCGGTGCTGCTGGGGCTGCTGGCCGTGCTCGCCTCGCTGCTGATCTCGGTGCGTATCGGACGCGGCCTGGTCATCGAACTGGTCGACCTGCGCAACACCGCCCTGGAGCTCGCCCGCCGCAAACTCCCGCGCGCCATGCGCAGGCTGCGCGCCGGTGAGGAGATCGACATCGACGCCGAAGTGCCGCGCGCCCATCACGGCAGCGACGAGATCGGCCAGGTCGGCGAGGCGCTGGGCACCGTGCAGCGCGCCGCCCTCCAGGCTGCGGTGGAGCGGGCCGAACTGCTCAGCGGCGTCTCCGGGGTCTTCGTCAACCTCGCCCGCCGCAGCCAGGTCCTGGTCCACCGTCAGCTCGCCCTGCTGGACAGTATGGAGCGGCGTACGGAGGACCCGAACGAGCTGGAGGACCTCTTCCGGCTCGACCACCTCACCACGCGCATGCGGCGTCACGCCGAAGGCCTGATCATCCTGTCCGGGGCGGCTCCCGGACGTGCCTGGAGCCGGCCCGTGCCGCTCACCAATGTCGTCCGGGCCGCCGTCGCCGAGGTCGAGGACTACGCCCGAGTCGAGGTGCGGCGGCTGCCGCAGGCCGCCGTGGCCGGCTCCACCGTCGCCGACCTCACCCACCTGGTCGCCGAACTCGTGGAGAACGCCACCCAGTTCTCGCCCCCGCACACCAAGGTCCGGGTCTACGGCGAACAGGTCGGCAACGGCTACGTCCTGGAGGTCGAGGACCGGGGGCTCGGCATGGGCAAGGAGGTCATGGCGGAGGCCAACCGCCGTATCGAGCAGGCGCAGGCGCTGGACCTCTTCGACAGCGACCGGCTCGGGCTCTTCGTGGTCAGCCGGCTGGCCAAGCGGCACGGTGTCAAGGTGTCGCTGCGCCCGTCCCCGTACGGCGGCACCACCGCTGTCGTGCTGCTCCCCACCGCCCTGCTCGAACTGGGTGCGCCCGAGGCCGACGCTGCCCGCAACGTCACCGGCCGCACCCCCGTCGGCGCCCGGCCCCGGCCCCGCGACGCCGGTGCCGAGCTGCCCACGCGGACCGCCGGGCCGCCACCCGCCGTCCTGGGCGTCGGGAGCGGCAACGGCGTGCCCCGGCCCGCCCTCCAGGTGCCCGACACACCGGCCGGACCGCCGCCCGCACCTGAGCCCGCCACCGGCGCCGGGCACACCGCCGGGCACACCGCCGGGCCCGAGCCCGCGCCCGCCCCGGCCGCGCGCGACGCCCGCCCCGGGACCGGGGAGCCGCTTCCCGACGGCGGTGAACTGCCGCGCCGCGTGCGGCGGGCGAGCCTCGCCCCGCAGCTCATGGACCCTCCGGCCGCACAGGGCCGGGGCGCCCGGGGCGTCGAGCGGCCGCCCGAGCCCGAGCGGTCGCCGGACGAGGTGCGCGCCACGATGGCCGCGTACCGCAGCGGCTGGCTCCGTGGCGGCGGACCCGAGGCTCGCGACGCCAGGCCCGAACGCCGTGCGCTGCGAGTGGCCTCCCGTCACGACGGCGGCACGGACGACGACCCAGACGACAGCACGGACACTCCGCGGACGCAGTCGCGGATCAAGCCGAGCGAAGGAGACCACGGATGA
- a CDS encoding sensor histidine kinase, with the protein MRLRPRTIRTQLVTLLLVPLLSLAGLWTYSTYSSVRDGLALLQVADTYHYYGDPTDSLDLALQAERRAAVVYTASHGKQGGAELATLQTRTDERLAVLRSHAEREAQGAQLSGDQKERLTLTLKGAADGLATLRDEVRDPAASWYHVLETYSSVIEPGFQLRESLAALQTGPLAREAIVVVGAVRARELLSQEDAMFAAALVNGEMSSLEFRVFTNLISGRQLLQQAYGGELPASAAERLEAFVNGKLGGALKSAELLTSSSGAQGAPSAIPAELWRQSVDDALDELDAVNVLASDDIGADARSTGIAVLMRTGTVSLAGLVLVVLSIGVSLRLGRRLVRRLRLLRDEALELSGNRLPEVMRRLRAGEELDEAAVLRAAPALKLGADEIGQVGRAFTASQRAAVQAAVEQEKMRRGVSSVFTNLARRSQVLLHRQLTLLDAMQRRTQDPTELEDLFRLDHMTTRMRRHAEGLLILSGNSPGRAWRRPVRLAEVVRAAVGEVEEYPRVAVRRMPRISVTGAAVGDVVHLLAELIENAAAFSPPETKVVVRGEVVGGGYVVEIEDRGLGMSPERLADANNEVGEAAAGVELPETDRLGLFTVGRLAARQGVRVTLRRGDYGGVAAVVLIPSAILVEPENDEPETGEVTLRPRSVPDAEPSVSVPSAPAPSAARGSGPATPGGMGVAVVSRPAQETREERNGMGLPKRVRQANLAPQLMDDTVHDSAAETPGTGADRERSPDQARSTMAAFARGLARGRSAEAPRPTGEDGG; encoded by the coding sequence ATGCGCTTGCGCCCCCGCACCATCCGCACTCAGCTCGTGACACTGCTTCTGGTGCCGCTGCTCTCCCTGGCGGGCCTGTGGACGTACAGCACGTACTCCTCGGTGCGCGACGGGCTCGCACTGCTCCAGGTCGCCGACACCTACCACTACTACGGCGACCCCACCGACAGCCTCGATCTCGCGCTGCAGGCCGAACGCCGCGCCGCCGTCGTCTACACCGCCTCGCACGGCAAGCAGGGTGGCGCCGAGCTGGCCACGCTGCAGACCCGGACCGACGAACGTCTTGCCGTCCTGCGCAGCCACGCCGAGCGGGAGGCGCAGGGCGCACAGCTGTCCGGCGACCAGAAGGAACGTCTCACCTTGACGCTGAAGGGGGCCGCCGACGGGCTCGCCACCCTGCGCGACGAGGTGCGCGACCCCGCGGCGAGCTGGTACCACGTACTGGAGACGTACTCGTCCGTCATCGAACCCGGATTCCAGCTGCGCGAGTCGCTGGCCGCCCTCCAGACCGGCCCGCTGGCCCGCGAGGCGATCGTGGTCGTCGGAGCGGTCCGGGCCCGCGAACTCCTCTCCCAGGAAGACGCGATGTTCGCCGCCGCGCTGGTCAACGGGGAGATGAGCAGCCTGGAGTTCCGGGTCTTCACCAACCTGATCAGCGGCCGCCAGCTGCTGCAGCAGGCGTACGGGGGCGAGCTGCCGGCGTCCGCCGCCGAACGCCTGGAGGCGTTCGTGAACGGCAAGCTGGGCGGCGCGCTGAAGTCCGCGGAGCTGCTGACCAGCAGCTCCGGCGCGCAGGGCGCCCCGTCCGCCATCCCGGCGGAACTGTGGCGGCAGAGCGTGGACGACGCGCTCGACGAACTCGACGCCGTCAATGTCCTGGCCAGCGACGACATCGGGGCCGACGCCCGCAGCACGGGCATCGCGGTGCTGATGCGGACCGGAACGGTCAGCCTGGCCGGGCTGGTGCTCGTCGTCCTGTCGATCGGGGTGTCGCTGCGGCTGGGCCGCCGCCTCGTGCGCCGCCTCAGGCTGCTGCGCGACGAGGCGCTGGAGCTGTCCGGCAACCGCCTGCCCGAGGTCATGCGCCGGCTGCGGGCCGGCGAGGAGCTCGACGAGGCGGCGGTGCTGCGCGCGGCGCCCGCGCTGAAGCTCGGCGCGGACGAGATCGGCCAGGTCGGCCGGGCCTTCACCGCCTCGCAGCGGGCGGCGGTGCAGGCCGCCGTCGAGCAGGAGAAGATGCGGCGGGGCGTGTCCTCGGTCTTCACCAACCTGGCCCGCCGCAGCCAGGTGCTGCTGCACCGGCAGCTCACCCTGCTCGACGCCATGCAGCGCCGCACCCAGGACCCCACCGAGCTGGAGGACCTGTTCCGGCTCGACCACATGACCACCCGCATGCGCAGGCATGCCGAAGGACTGCTCATCCTCTCCGGCAATTCGCCCGGCCGCGCCTGGCGGCGTCCGGTCCGGCTCGCCGAGGTGGTGCGCGCGGCGGTCGGAGAGGTCGAGGAGTACCCCCGGGTGGCTGTCCGGCGCATGCCGCGGATCAGCGTGACCGGCGCGGCGGTCGGCGACGTCGTTCACCTGCTGGCAGAGCTGATCGAGAACGCCGCCGCCTTCTCACCGCCCGAGACCAAGGTCGTCGTGCGGGGCGAGGTCGTCGGCGGGGGCTATGTCGTCGAGATCGAGGACCGGGGACTCGGCATGAGCCCCGAACGGCTCGCCGATGCCAACAACGAGGTCGGCGAGGCGGCGGCGGGCGTCGAGCTGCCGGAGACCGACCGGCTCGGGCTGTTCACCGTCGGCCGGCTCGCGGCCCGCCAGGGTGTGCGGGTCACTCTGCGCAGGGGGGATTACGGCGGGGTGGCGGCCGTCGTCCTCATCCCGAGCGCGATTCTGGTCGAGCCGGAGAACGACGAGCCCGAGACCGGCGAGGTGACGCTGCGCCCCCGCTCGGTGCCGGACGCGGAGCCCTCGGTTTCGGTGCCTTCGGCCCCGGCCCCGTCGGCGGCGCGCGGCTCCGGCCCGGCCACACCGGGGGGCATGGGCGTGGCCGTCGTGTCCAGGCCTGCGCAGGAGACGAGGGAGGAGCGTAACGGCATGGGGTTGCCGAAGCGGGTTCGACAGGCCAATCTCGCACCTCAGCTCATGGACGACACGGTGCACGACAGCGCCGCGGAGACACCGGGCACGGGTGCCGACCGGGAACGATCTCCTGATCAGGCCCGTTCCACCATGGCGGCTTTCGCCCGCGGGCTGGCCCGCGGGCGCTCCGCCGAAGCACCGCGACCGACCGGGGAGGACGGGGGATGA
- a CDS encoding DUF742 domain-containing protein has product MTQDEPAMSPREGGRWFDDEAGPLVRPYAMTGGRTRPGSEGARLDLIAQVVAERGAVDDPSLAPEHTAILALCRREPLSVAELAADSDLPVGVVRVLLGDLLALGSVRVHIPVPPAQLPDERILREVINGLRAL; this is encoded by the coding sequence ATGACACAGGACGAACCGGCCATGAGTCCGCGGGAGGGCGGCCGCTGGTTCGACGACGAGGCCGGACCGCTGGTGCGCCCGTACGCGATGACCGGCGGCCGCACCCGCCCCGGCTCGGAGGGCGCCCGGCTCGACCTGATCGCCCAGGTCGTCGCCGAACGCGGCGCCGTGGACGACCCGTCCCTCGCCCCCGAGCACACCGCGATCCTCGCCCTGTGCCGCCGTGAACCCCTGTCGGTCGCCGAACTCGCCGCCGACTCCGACCTGCCCGTGGGCGTCGTACGCGTCCTGCTGGGCGACCTTCTGGCGCTGGGCAGCGTACGGGTGCACATTCCCGTGCCGCCCGCCCAGCTCCCCGACGAGCGCATTCTGCGAGAGGTGATCAATGGACTCCGCGCCCTCTGA
- a CDS encoding DUF6397 family protein: protein MAAVRTVEETLGMERARQELELDLGEFEVALQLAELRTVPTGPGRRKVPYAEVERLRAEEAFPQALRRRVAVVGSVDGSELIGISRDRFAKLARGGLISPVRWYANRYRAVVWLYLADDVRRFARDHPGLLTGRLPADLREALAEGEDHRARSWRARRAAGFLRQAADAWGEAAVWAELLGPEATAQTVPDLYERTYLRRLRPGFPPGGIGSYAVREVVEATVLADHPDEIAAARARLTEALHRARAERAAPHPELPPAPPGGPAPTVTQASAQAPDPGHDPDRDPDRDRRGWRRLLRRR from the coding sequence ATGGCAGCCGTTCGGACTGTTGAGGAAACGCTCGGCATGGAGCGGGCCCGGCAAGAACTGGAGCTCGACCTGGGGGAGTTCGAGGTCGCGCTCCAACTCGCCGAACTGCGTACGGTGCCGACCGGCCCGGGACGGCGCAAGGTGCCGTACGCGGAGGTGGAGCGGCTGCGGGCCGAGGAGGCGTTCCCGCAGGCGCTTCGGCGGCGGGTGGCCGTCGTGGGCAGCGTCGACGGGTCGGAACTCATCGGGATCAGCCGGGACCGTTTCGCCAAGCTGGCCAGGGGCGGACTGATCAGCCCCGTCCGCTGGTACGCCAACCGCTACCGGGCCGTCGTCTGGCTCTATCTCGCCGACGACGTGCGGCGGTTCGCCCGGGACCACCCCGGACTGCTCACCGGCAGGCTCCCGGCCGACCTGCGCGAGGCCCTCGCCGAGGGCGAGGACCACCGGGCCCGGAGCTGGCGGGCGCGCCGAGCCGCAGGCTTCCTCCGGCAGGCCGCCGACGCCTGGGGCGAGGCCGCCGTGTGGGCCGAACTCCTCGGGCCCGAGGCGACGGCGCAGACCGTGCCCGACCTGTACGAGCGCACCTACCTGCGCAGACTGCGACCCGGCTTTCCCCCGGGCGGCATCGGCTCGTACGCGGTGCGCGAGGTCGTCGAGGCGACGGTCCTCGCCGACCATCCGGACGAGATCGCGGCTGCCCGGGCCCGGCTCACCGAGGCGCTGCACCGGGCCAGGGCGGAGCGTGCGGCGCCTCATCCGGAGCTGCCACCGGCGCCGCCCGGAGGGCCGGCTCCGACCGTGACGCAGGCGTCCGCGCAGGCGCCGGATCCGGGCCACGATCCGGACCGGGACCCGGACCGGGACCGCAGGGGATGGCGCAGGCTGCTGCGCCGCAGGTGA
- a CDS encoding PPOX class F420-dependent oxidoreductase, whose translation MGTKMSDEQWRAFISAGTRTGKLSTVRADGSPHIAPIWFVLDGDDLVFNTGKNTVKGRNLARDGRAALCVDDDRPPFSYVIVYGSAEISEEPGPLREWAGRIAARYMGEDRAQEYGERNGVPGELLVRLRIDKVVSEAGVSDTTP comes from the coding sequence ATGGGAACGAAGATGAGCGACGAGCAGTGGCGGGCCTTCATCAGCGCGGGGACGCGAACCGGGAAGCTGTCGACCGTACGGGCGGACGGCAGCCCGCACATCGCGCCGATCTGGTTCGTGCTCGACGGTGACGATCTGGTCTTCAACACCGGCAAGAACACGGTGAAGGGCCGCAATCTGGCGCGCGACGGCCGGGCGGCCCTCTGCGTGGACGACGACCGGCCGCCGTTCTCCTACGTGATCGTCTACGGCAGCGCGGAGATCAGCGAGGAGCCGGGCCCGCTGCGCGAGTGGGCGGGCCGGATCGCCGCCCGCTACATGGGCGAGGACCGTGCGCAGGAGTACGGGGAGCGCAACGGCGTGCCCGGCGAACTGCTGGTGCGGTTGCGGATCGACAAGGTCGTGAGCGAGGCGGGGGTGTCGGACACCACCCCGTAG
- a CDS encoding roadblock/LC7 domain-containing protein, producing MIDTSHRSGELDWLLDELTEHVAQVRHAVVLSNDGLAVGASHGLTREDAEHLAAVASGFHSLAKGAGRHFDAGAVRQTMVELDRGFLFVAAAGEGSCLAVFTTAAADVGLIAYEMARLVRRVGEHLHTPPRARGADSPVGG from the coding sequence ATGATCGACACATCGCACCGGTCCGGAGAGCTCGACTGGCTGCTCGACGAGCTCACCGAGCACGTCGCCCAGGTACGCCACGCCGTGGTGCTGTCCAACGACGGCCTGGCGGTGGGCGCCTCGCATGGGCTGACCCGGGAGGACGCCGAGCATCTGGCGGCCGTCGCCTCGGGCTTCCACAGCCTGGCCAAGGGCGCCGGGCGGCACTTCGACGCGGGCGCCGTCCGCCAGACCATGGTCGAACTCGACCGCGGCTTCCTCTTCGTGGCCGCTGCGGGGGAGGGCTCCTGCCTGGCCGTGTTCACCACGGCCGCGGCCGATGTCGGCCTCATCGCGTACGAGATGGCCCGGCTGGTGCGACGGGTGGGCGAGCACCTGCACACCCCGCCGCGCGCCAGGGGCGCCGACAGTCCGGTCGGCGGCTGA
- a CDS encoding alpha/beta fold hydrolase, which produces MERRLVAEWAYGPAPAAVNEPAEVPVRYRDIHGYRRAFRMAGSGPPLLLVHGLGDSSDTWSHILPRLARHRTVIAPDLLGHGESEQPRADYAVAAYACGMRDLLGVLDIERVSVVGHSLGAGVAMQFAYQFPERCERLVIVGGGGVGPEVHPLLRLASGPGAELALPLATSAPVRKALGLAAPLLRLTGGLGLGRHDFDYVLERYLALSSATSRQAFLRTLRAGVDLRGQVITMMDRSYLTAGLPTLIVWGAHDRVIPVEHAGIAHGAMPGSRLEVFEDAGHFPHHDAPERFISVLEDFLDTTTPQEYDAVRWRQLLRRGLPDESLYPEAEAHPSSGS; this is translated from the coding sequence ATGGAACGGCGACTGGTGGCCGAGTGGGCGTACGGTCCGGCTCCGGCCGCCGTGAACGAACCGGCGGAGGTGCCGGTCCGTTACCGCGACATCCACGGCTACCGCAGGGCGTTCCGGATGGCGGGCAGCGGTCCGCCGCTGCTCCTGGTGCACGGCCTCGGCGACTCCTCCGACACCTGGTCGCACATCCTGCCCCGGCTGGCCCGCCACCGCACCGTCATCGCACCCGATCTGCTCGGCCACGGCGAGAGCGAGCAGCCGCGCGCCGACTACGCGGTGGCGGCCTACGCCTGCGGCATGCGCGACCTGCTCGGCGTGCTGGACATCGAGCGTGTGTCGGTCGTCGGCCACTCCCTGGGCGCGGGCGTCGCCATGCAGTTCGCCTACCAGTTCCCCGAGCGCTGCGAGCGCCTGGTGATCGTCGGCGGCGGCGGGGTGGGGCCGGAGGTGCATCCGCTGCTGCGGCTCGCGTCCGGGCCCGGCGCCGAGCTCGCACTGCCGCTGGCGACCTCGGCGCCCGTGCGCAAGGCGCTCGGTCTCGCCGCCCCCCTGCTGCGCCTCACCGGAGGTCTCGGCCTCGGGCGCCACGACTTCGACTACGTGCTGGAGCGCTATCTCGCGCTGTCCAGCGCCACCAGCCGCCAGGCCTTCCTGCGCACGCTGCGCGCCGGGGTCGATCTGCGGGGCCAGGTCATCACGATGATGGACCGCAGCTACCTGACAGCCGGTCTGCCCACACTCATCGTCTGGGGCGCGCACGACCGGGTGATCCCGGTCGAGCACGCGGGGATCGCGCACGGCGCCATGCCGGGCAGCCGCCTGGAGGTGTTCGAGGACGCGGGGCATTTCCCGCACCATGACGCGCCGGAGCGCTTCATCTCCGTACTGGAGGACTTCCTCGACACGACCACGCCCCAGGAGTACGACGCCGTGCGGTGGCGGCAGCTCCTGCGCAGGGGGCTGCCGGACGAGTCGTTGTATCCGGAGGCCGAGGCGCACCCCTCCAGCGGGTCGTGA
- a CDS encoding GTP-binding protein has translation MDSAPSDRPVRDVPEEPVMALKILIAGGFGVGKTTLVGAVSEIRPLRTEERLSEAGRDVDDTDGVERKTTTTVAMDFGRITIRSGLSLYLFGTPGQDRFWFLWDELSNGALGAVVLADTRRLEDCFPAVDFFEHRGIPFAVAVNCFPGSRTFRTQDVSRALDLEAGTPVVLCDARSRESGKEVLIALVEHAGRMHTARMLDSVG, from the coding sequence ATGGACTCCGCGCCCTCTGACCGACCGGTCCGGGACGTGCCCGAAGAGCCGGTCATGGCCCTGAAGATCCTCATCGCCGGGGGCTTCGGAGTCGGCAAGACCACGCTCGTCGGCGCGGTCAGCGAGATACGCCCGCTGCGCACCGAGGAGCGCCTCAGCGAGGCGGGCAGGGATGTGGACGACACCGACGGCGTCGAGCGCAAGACCACCACGACGGTCGCCATGGACTTCGGCCGGATCACCATCCGGTCGGGCCTTTCGCTCTACCTCTTCGGCACCCCCGGCCAGGACCGCTTCTGGTTCCTGTGGGACGAACTGTCCAACGGCGCGCTCGGCGCGGTGGTGCTCGCCGACACGCGCCGCCTGGAGGACTGCTTCCCCGCGGTGGACTTCTTCGAGCACCGCGGCATCCCCTTCGCCGTCGCCGTCAACTGCTTCCCCGGCTCGCGCACCTTCCGTACCCAGGACGTGTCGCGCGCGCTGGACCTGGAGGCGGGCACGCCTGTCGTGCTGTGCGACGCGCGCAGCCGCGAGTCCGGGAAGGAGGTGCTCATCGCACTGGTCGAACACGCGGGGCGGATGCACACCGCGCGCATGCTGGATTCGGTCGGATGA
- a CDS encoding roadblock/LC7 domain-containing protein, whose translation MTVSTGLTWLMDDLTERVPHVRHALVLSNDGLVTGASSSLDRATAEHLAAVSSGFQSLAKGAGRHFHAGGVRQTMVEFDDGFLFVTAAGDGSCLSVLSGVQADVGQIAYEMTLMVHRVGEHLGVAPRQHDADHPGE comes from the coding sequence ATGACGGTGAGCACTGGACTCACATGGCTCATGGATGACCTGACGGAGCGGGTGCCGCATGTGCGGCATGCGCTTGTGCTGTCCAACGACGGGCTGGTGACAGGAGCCAGCAGCAGTCTGGACCGCGCGACGGCCGAGCACCTGGCGGCCGTCTCGTCCGGCTTCCAGAGTCTGGCCAAGGGTGCCGGAAGGCACTTCCACGCCGGGGGTGTGCGCCAGACGATGGTCGAGTTCGACGACGGTTTTCTCTTCGTCACCGCGGCCGGCGACGGCAGCTGTCTTTCGGTGCTCAGCGGGGTGCAGGCCGATGTCGGCCAGATCGCCTACGAGATGACCCTCATGGTCCATCGCGTCGGCGAGCACCTGGGCGTGGCCCCGAGACAGCACGACGCGGACCACCCGGGGGAGTGA
- a CDS encoding DUF742 domain-containing protein produces the protein MSPPAEEGALWYDDDAGPMVRAYTITGGRTRPESGQEIDLIAVIVADPDIAPDETLDEQHLALLDLCRPAPLSVAELASEADLAVGVVRVLLGDLLRDGQLRVIRPVPPAELPDAGLLRDVINGLRAL, from the coding sequence ATGAGCCCGCCGGCGGAGGAGGGCGCGCTCTGGTACGACGACGACGCCGGTCCGATGGTTCGTGCCTACACCATCACCGGGGGCCGTACCCGGCCTGAGAGCGGTCAGGAGATCGACCTGATCGCGGTGATCGTCGCGGACCCGGACATTGCGCCGGACGAGACCCTCGACGAGCAGCATCTCGCGCTGCTCGACCTGTGCCGCCCGGCTCCGCTCTCCGTCGCCGAACTGGCCTCGGAGGCGGACCTCGCGGTGGGCGTGGTGCGGGTGCTTCTCGGCGACCTGCTGCGGGACGGCCAGCTACGGGTGATCCGCCCCGTGCCGCCGGCCGAGCTGCCCGACGCCGGCCTGCTGCGGGATGTGATCAACGGGCTGCGGGCGCTGTGA